GGATTTAGGCCTGGGGCCTAAATCCTCAGATAAGGGATCCGATTTAGATCGTCGCGACTCGCATTAGTCTGtagggtcgactgctggatgtaatggactttgtCTGAAGACGGATTGGAATACCCACATGTTGGTGATTTATAACACGCGAACATACCTCAATGCTGTGGATGTTAGTAAGAGGAAAGCACGCTACTCAAAAAGACTATTCAGAGTCAAAATGCTCTTCTGGGGCGAACTTTTCTTTTATTGACTCGTTATTGGACTACCGAATCGGGCAGCTGAAATGCAAAAGTCAGAGCATAAACTTTTATTATGGCAATATCAATAGATTTGGCAAGAAATGTAAATTTAACTTAAATGTATTATATAATTTGGAGTTCACATCTTTATACATATTCAAACACTCTTCTGTTTCCTCGTGTAGCATCCAAATTGGTGTGCTGAAGCCTCATATGTAAGAAAACAATTCCTTTTAACAAGGATGGCAAAACAACATCAGGTTATTACTAACAAAAATATGTATTGGAAAATTTTATTTTTGAGTACAAAAATTCTATAACATTTGCCTTTATTTAGCACCTCATAGCAATACTGTACACGATTGCCAAGTAGATTCATAACTTATGAATATTCTGTGGATTGTATTGGATCAAACATGTATACAATAATTGTTACATTTATTTTTCACAATGTAATATTTTTATTTTGCAAAGAAGTCTGAAGCTCGTGAGGTTTTCACCGGTTTCTTAGGTTTTGTATATTTTCGTTTTTTCTTTTCGGTAACTTCAACAGATTTTGGCTCGTTTTCAGGTTCCTCTTCTGTTACGATTGACACCCCTGTCACGGATCCGTCAGGGGAATCAAGGACTATGTATATCGTTAAGTCACAGCCACTGCAAATCGTGGTCATGAGAAATGTTTCAACATTCACTGTGAATTCGGAGGGACAGAGAACTGTGTAACACATCGGGCATTCTTCAATAGCCTTGCGAACAACGTAATAGTAGCCATTAGCTGGAGTTTCTATGAATTCGGTACACATTTCCTCGTCCTCAGGCTGATCTTTACCTATTACCAAAGGGCTTAATAGAGATTTATCTATTTGTTTTCGTTTCTTATAAGGCCTAGGCTTCTTTTCAGGCTTACGGGACAAACTTGAATTCTGTAATTTACTATGACCCGTCACCTCAACGTACTCTACTGCTTGCTCAAGTTGCTCAAGATCATAGTTCTGCGATAAGAGAAGATCGACCACTGCATCTTCAGAAGCTCTGCTTCCAAACCCATTTTGATTGATTAATGTTGAGCAAGTTACTTGTCTGGCTACGTTTTTTGCCTCTGGTGGAAGACTTCCACCGCCAATGCTTTGGTTGTCTTTCGAAGATGTTTGTTTAGAAGTTTTAGCAGCTAATTTTGTTTTGGATTTTCCAGCATTAGTATTTTCATTCGTCACTGACTTTGTATGTCCTTTTGATTTAATTTCGGATGACAAGTGTTTCTTGCATTGTATAAGTGCTGGCCCCCATGGCTCCTTATTTTTTAAGCTATCCATACTACCTACATACAATGAAAGTCTTTTGAGCAAGTACATAGGAACAAATGAACTGCTCGAATTGCTAGTGGCCTTATCTGAAAGCCTTGATCTTATGTAATCAAATGGGTCATAACAGTATCGTAATGAATGCGTACACGATTCAATTCCCATAATTGAATTAACAATCAGTAATTGAAAACTTTGACAATTCAAAACTTCACGATTACAATGTGTACATCTGACAGCACCGAAAAATAAATGTTCGCCAAGATGATCGGCTTTGACTGTTTTTTGGCAAAGAAAGCACATAACATCCTTATTGAATGTTTGGATCCATGAGTTTGGCTCCTCTGCGGTTTTCTTAGCTTTTGAATCCGTTGGTTTGTTTTCAGTGTATATAGCTTTTGAATCCGTTGGTTTGTTTTCAGTGTATATAGCTTTTGAATCCGTTGGTTTATTTTCAGTGTATATAGCTTttgtaaggagtggcttggttgaCACTTTTTCCTTTGAACGCAAACGCTTTATTTTAGAATTAACTGATTGGATTTTTGATTGCAAAGATTGTATTTCTGGGTTGGAAAATTCTTTAAGTAAAATCTGCCTTCTTTCATTTTCAAAGTTTTCCTGGGCCAACTTACAAGTGTCAAAGTTAAGTTTCTCAACAGGTGTCTGCAATTCATGACCTAAGAAATACTCTGGCATCTCACTGCTTTAGAAACAGTGCTGGTATTTCTGACACTCCCCACATGACTAGTTGAGTTTTTATGTAAATACGAGGTATTTTCTAGCACTTGATTTTGCGGTTCAGTTGAACAAAATTGTTGTAGATTCACAGATTGAAAGGGTTTACCTATTTGTTTCTGAACACTTTGGTGTATATCAAGCTCCCTTTGCAAATTTTCTCGAGATAACCGATTAAAGTTCTGTAGATTTGCACTGAGCGTCCAAGCCCAAGATCCTGTATTGTCTAAAGGTGGGCTTTGGTATATAACCTGACTTGCCATCGTGGGAAACTTTGCTGTAATCtggaaatgaaaaaagaaactTATTAgatcaaatattaaaaaaaatgtacATAAGAATATTCGTGCAATGATTAGAACGCTACTCAATATATACTAATGCATGTTAGTGTTATCCATACTTCATCGAAAGTTAAATTATTGTCAAATCTAATTATGTCAAACATGCAAATGATTTTGTTTATCAAACAATATTTAGAACTGAAGAGTGCACTGTTAGAATTGTGCTGCTCCACTTTGATTtatgtaattacctatgtgtaattaaagtgtagttacaggatgagaggtagccTCATGGGGTCACGTCTTACCAGCACGGTCATATAATGCTTAGAACCTATACTGACGGTTCTGGCCTCCACCACTCTCTCATTGAACTTTTTCCAACCGAATACCACTTTTTTTTTAGATGTTAACCCTTAACCTGCGCAAAGGATTTGTGCCTCGTACTTAACTTATTAATGAAGCTTCACTATAATTTGTATAGTTTCCCAAGTTTAAAAAATTATCATATAGAATTCTGTATGAAATTAGAATTTTATAGAATTTCATACAGAATTCTATATGAAAGTGGGAAAGCAGGATTTAAGACTATCCTGAAAATCCTGACATCTACAAGAAGTGGTATATAAAAACCATCACCCCCCTCCCTAGACGCTCATCatccacacacatatataagctttaatatacaatttttttattatgaaaactGAAAATTATTAGTTAGGAGCAGCCCCCGTAGTGATGTGACATTTGCAAAATACCGTGTAAagatacaaatccacaaggtccgtgacgaggattcgaacctgcgtccaggagcatcccaaacactgccttaatcgactaagctacgacagggttaaaaggtttGTCTTTACCTTGTAAAGACTTAATCATTTCTATACACGTCAAAACACCAAAAGATTTGAAATTTGGAATTCCACAGcacattatgtaaacacatatggCCAATTATTTAACTATTTGTTCCTTTGTCAGAAAATTCTTCACC
The DNA window shown above is from Procambarus clarkii isolate CNS0578487 chromosome 65, FALCON_Pclarkii_2.0, whole genome shotgun sequence and carries:
- the LOC138354965 gene encoding uncharacterized protein, which translates into the protein MPEYFLGHELQTPVEKLNFDTCKLAQENFENERRQILLKEFSNPEIQSLQSKIQSVNSKIKRLRSKEKVSTKPLLTKAIYTENKPTDSKAIYTENKPTDSKAIYTENKPTDSKAKKTAEEPNSWIQTFNKDVMCFLCQKTVKADHLGEHLFFGAVRCTHCNREVLNCQSFQLLIVNSIMGIESCTHSLRYCYDPFDYIRSRLSDKATSNSSSSFVPMYLLKRLSLYVGSMDSLKNKEPWGPALIQCKKHLSSEIKSKGHTKSVTNENTNAGKSKTKLAAKTSKQTSSKDNQSIGGGSLPPEAKNVARQVTCSTLINQNGFGSRASEDAVVDLLLSQNYDLEQLEQAVEYVEVTGHSKLQNSSLSRKPEKKPRPYKKRKQIDKSLLSPLVIGKDQPEDEEMCTEFIETPANGYYYVVRKAIEECPMCYTVLCPSEFTVNVETFLMTTICSGCDLTIYIVLDSPDGSVTGVSIVTEEEPENEPKSVEVTEKKKRKYTKPKKPVKTSRASDFFAK